In Candidatus Thorarchaeota archaeon, the genomic window AGACCGCTGACCAGGAGAAGGAGCATGCAAAACGCTTCTTCAAGATGCTGAAAGAAGGTGGTGCCACGCCCGAGCTCGAGGTGGGCTACAAGTTTCCGACAGGTCCAATGGGCACTACCGAGGAGAACCTGCGCGCTGCTGCGGCAGGGGAGAAGCATGAGTTCAGCACTATGTATCCCGGCTTTGCGGCTGTAGCTGAGAAGGAAGGATTCCCAAAGATAGCAGCCCTGTGGAGGATGGTGGCAAAGGCTGAAACATGGCATCACGAGAGGTATGTCATGCTGGCAGAGAACATAGCCAAGGGACGCGTCTTCAAGCGAGAGAACAAGGTGAAGTGGCGATGCATCAACTGTGGATACGTGCATGAGGGAGAGGCTCCGCCCGAGAGATGTCCCGCATGCGACCACCCAAAGTCGTACTTCATGATCCACGATGCCAATTACTAATCATGAGAGAACATACCTGAACGCAAAAACAGAAACAATCAATTCTGTGCGACTCGGCTCAGACAGGCACGTTCCAACTGTGGCGTTGCGCGGCGGCCTGTGATGCCACCACAACCCGCGTACCATAGGGTCCTGCCTCGCCTCCCGTTCATTCTCAGCCGGACGGGGCTGGACACAGGACCCTCTCCTCAGCTGTGGTGCCTGTGTGTCTGGGTATGTCAGCCGCCAGGCACGACAGGTTCAGAAACACCTGACGTCGTACACGAGTCCCAGACACCAAGACAGGAGAGATGAAACATGCCAAGGGCTTTGCTATTTGATCTTCACCACACGCTGACCAAGACATGCGAGTCCCAAGGAGGACTCTTCCGAACGGTCTGCAGCAGATTCGGAATCGATCTCACTAGACATTCAGTTCATGTGCTCGACAAGGCACTGAGCGAGTCACTCAGCTCGATTCACGAGTATCAGCTGGCACACAATGTGGAGTATACGTGGTTTCCGCAACCGGAGGACTGGCTGAAGGCAGACAGAGAGCTGTTCAGGAATCTGGGTTATGAGGACATGAGCGACACAACGCTCATGTCACTGAGGAGGGAATACATACACGAGTTCGGAAACGGCTGGGAGACACTTCACGAACAGGCAGAGCCTACACTGAGGGAGCTACGCAGGAGGGGGTATGTATTGGGTCTCTGCACCAGAAGGGGCCTTGACCCACGGCACCTTCTTCAAAAGTGGGGTGTGGATGATGTCTTCTCTGTAGTAGAATACTCAGCCGTTGTTGGATATCAGAAACCAAGCCCATTCACTCTTCTCAGAGCTGCAGAAGCGCTCGGCCTGAACCCCAGACTCTGTGCATACGTGGGAAATGCAGTGGACGCTGATGTGGCTGCAGCAGTCCGTGCAGAGATGGTACCGGTGCTGCTGACTTGGGCGGGCCCAGAGAGTGACACCGTTGTCCCAGAGGGGACACTCGTACTGAACGAGATTAGAGACCTCCTGAAGCACTTCTGACCAACCATCTCGTAAGACTTGGTAGTTCAGGCTACGCTTCATATGGTGGTGGTCTGCCGAAGGTGCACACACACCATACCTCTAAATACCGCTGAATAGCTCGTAATAAGGAGAGTCATGCACCACCACCACGAGGAATGATGATGACTCTGACCCACCGGACTAAGCAGGACACACTCATAGAACGCCTCTTTCTCTCAGTCAACGTGGCGTCCATAGTCGCCATCCTGACATGGGGAGTGTTCTATGCAGGATACCTACTCACAAACGAGGCGATTCTTCAGTCCATACTGGATGCCCTGGCGAACTGGGACTTTCTTGCCTTCCAAGCGGCCATTGAGAGCGTGACCTCAGGGATAATCTCCAGTGACGGATGGGTCAGTGTGGCGATAGGTCTTGGGTTGCTCTTCATGTCCATCCTCTTCGTACTGAACACAGGAGGCATTGTCTTCTCGGTCTTCATCCACAGGTCGTTCAGTGCCGGAGGAACCCCGACCCTGAGGTGGTGGCGTCTCAGCATCTCGCGCTTGTATCTAACAGTGAGGCTTGTGTTCTTCATTGCGTTGTACAAAGCCAGCAGCGCCACTGGTTTCGACATTCTTCTCAAGCGCTTTCCGGACAACACAGTGCTGAATCTCTCGTTCTTCTTCAGTAGTGCGCTGAGTCTGGGGACAATCATCGTGTTGGCGAGCGTCATCAAAGTGGTTGTGTATGAGCTGGCCAGATACGAGACCATGATTGAGTCGAATAGGACCAGAATCTCTAGGGCACTGAAGGAGTACCTTGACCGATGGAGAAACCAGATGATACTCATAGAGGAGGCGCTGTTTTCTGACGATGTTGGCTACGTCAGGGCCAAGCTGGAGGACGCGACTCGCGACATGAAGTCCGATGTAAGACTCCTCGAACGCTCACGATCGGACTTGGACCGGATTGCATCGCCGCAGGAGATAATCCGCAAGCTCTTGCTGACGTTCATAGGAGTGGTGATCATCCAGATGGCTGCGGACATAGTCCTGTATGTCGGATGGGGACGTGTATTAGACCTCATTATGGGGTGGATTCTGTGAGCACACTGGAGGTTGAAACCAGATGAGAGAACCCATGACTATTGTGGTCACCTCTAACAAGGGAGGTAGCGGCAAGACACCTATAGGAATCAGCACCGTCATTTGGGCATTGTCAAAGCAGCAACCGTGGAGAGTACTGGCAATTGACATCAACCACACAAACCAAGACCTCTTTCAAGCCCTATCTCATCTCTCCCCCGATGGTGAAGGGAGATTTGAGACCGCTTTCACCCTCCCAAAGACTGGGACCGCGTACTATCTCCCCTTGAGCGACCGGCTTCACCTCGTCCGTTCCCGAGCGTTCCAGCCGCTGTCACCACCCCAGGTTTTTGAGATGATTGGCTCCGCTTCCGCCGAGTATGCGAAACAGAAGGGGCAACCGCGATTTGAACCGGACTTGATAGTGCTCGACGCGAACTACTGCTTCCCCAGCTACAGAATGACCGAGGCGCCAACGGGCAAATACCCTGCCATGTACTTCTTCAACATCTGGAGCATAACCAGCCCGCATGAACTCAGAACGCCTGTCGACTATCGTACGGCCATCAGCGAGTTTAGAGATGCCTCTGGAAACCAGACATGGGACTCGACCAATTTCATACACATATTTACCCTTCTCGAGAAGGAGCGGAAGATATCGTCTGAGGTGACGAGACTAGTGAAGATGCAACGAGCTATCTACTCGGTCGCTGGCTCGGATGACCTCGCGGACCTCTATAGGCGAACAGTGCTGGATACCACGACGAAAAGCACGGGATTCTCGTTCGACCAGATACAGAAGGATGTGTTCACACCAATACTTGCCGAGATCGAGTCGCTGACGGTTGAGGACCCGTCCGCATACTCTGAAGATGTCATGAACGCCAGATGGATTGAGCGACTCAACATCTTTCTGTCGACTCACAGAGTCTATCCACTCAACGTGCTCCCTCTTCCTCACCACTATCCCCACCTGAGAAGGAATGTTGTCGACATGATACTTCGAGAGCGGCTGAGTCTGGACCTAGTAAAGCGCATGTTCGGGGACTTCTTCACATGGATGAGCATGTTCATGGAAAGACGCTTTGCAGAGACCGGTCAGTAGAGCATACGCCACATTCATGCTCCACAATCCCATCCCACTTCCTCATGGGACGTAATATGTCACACGGGCTTGCTCTGAACCACCTTGACCAGTGACGCGATGGGTGGCCGCATACAGAGACGCAATCACTTGATATACCCGGACTCTCCTACGTATGTCAACGGGCAACGGGAAGTTGTAAGCACGGCCCTGCGGCGATGAGGGAAATGGTCCGAGTAGTACACATCTCTGACTCCCATCTGGGATGCTCCATGTTCCAACTGGCCGAGAGAAGAGAAGACTCACGTCGATGCTTTAGAAAGGCAATCGACATGGCCATGCGCCACAAACCTGACGTGATTGTGCACACAGGAGATCTCTTCGACTCGCCAGACCCTGCTCCTGAAGACCTCAACACAGCTCTTGAGGCATTCAGGGGAATCAAAGACCAAGTTGAGGTGTTTGTCCTACAGGGCAACCACGACCTCCACTACGGATTCAGAAGGGGAATCAGTCCAATACGCACTCTTGAGGCGGCAGGCGTCGTGAAGGGCACGGGAGACAAGGTCTACGCGAGACATGTGATCGACGTTGACGGAGAGTCTGTAGAGATTCATCTCATATCCTGGACGAGAATGGAAGAGGTCACCCGGCTGGCTCACTCAATCAGGCCTTCAGAAGAGACTGCTCTGCTCTTCTGTCACGACATACCAGATGACAGAGAGAAGATGCCCCCTGACTTCGACTACATAGGCTTTGGACACGGACACAACTTCTGGCTGGATGAAGAGCTCCGGATGGGCAGACCGGGCTCGACGTGTGTTGTAGACTGGAAGAAGGAACTCGAAGGAAAGAAGAAGCTGATAGTCATCGACATCTCAGACGCAGGAAACAAGTACCTCACAGAGACACTGAATGATGTTCGCGAGTTTAAGCTTGTGAGAGGGCTTAACATCACGGGCATGGGACCCGATGAGGCCAACGGCTTCCTCCGAAAGAAGATAGCCGAGCTCTCGGTCAGGAAGATGACCAGTCCAATCGTAATAATCGAAGTCAATGGCATGGTTGACGCGGAGACTGACAATTCAATCAGACGGGCTGAACTGCTGGAGCACGGTCTCAAGACTCTCGACCCGCTGTTCCTGCATATCGAGCCGAACTGGAGGTGTCTGGGCGCCCGACCGGTCGTGCTCAGGGAACCACTGAACGTTGAGAGGTCCGTCGCAGACTACATGGAACAGACCGGCGAAACAGACTCACAAAGCTTGCTTTCACTATTGAGAGAGATAGAGGAGGGGTCTGCAAATTGATCAACAAGATCAGACTGAGAGACTTCAAGGTGTTCTCAGACCAAGAGCTCAGCTTCGGCGAAGGAATCACATCGATAGTT contains:
- a CDS encoding metallophosphoesterase, whose protein sequence is MVRVVHISDSHLGCSMFQLAERREDSRRCFRKAIDMAMRHKPDVIVHTGDLFDSPDPAPEDLNTALEAFRGIKDQVEVFVLQGNHDLHYGFRRGISPIRTLEAAGVVKGTGDKVYARHVIDVDGESVEIHLISWTRMEEVTRLAHSIRPSEETALLFCHDIPDDREKMPPDFDYIGFGHGHNFWLDEELRMGRPGSTCVVDWKKELEGKKKLIVIDISDAGNKYLTETLNDVREFKLVRGLNITGMGPDEANGFLRKKIAELSVRKMTSPIVIIEVNGMVDAETDNSIRRAELLEHGLKTLDPLFLHIEPNWRCLGARPVVLREPLNVERSVADYMEQTGETDSQSLLSLLREIEEGSAN
- a CDS encoding rubrerythrin family protein, with the protein product MNLRGTQTEKNLLISFAGESQARNRYTYYASIARDEGYIQIMQVFQETADQEKEHAKRFFKMLKEGGATPELEVGYKFPTGPMGTTEENLRAAAAGEKHEFSTMYPGFAAVAEKEGFPKIAALWRMVAKAETWHHERYVMLAENIAKGRVFKRENKVKWRCINCGYVHEGEAPPERCPACDHPKSYFMIHDANY
- a CDS encoding HAD family hydrolase; translation: MPRALLFDLHHTLTKTCESQGGLFRTVCSRFGIDLTRHSVHVLDKALSESLSSIHEYQLAHNVEYTWFPQPEDWLKADRELFRNLGYEDMSDTTLMSLRREYIHEFGNGWETLHEQAEPTLRELRRRGYVLGLCTRRGLDPRHLLQKWGVDDVFSVVEYSAVVGYQKPSPFTLLRAAEALGLNPRLCAYVGNAVDADVAAAVRAEMVPVLLTWAGPESDTVVPEGTLVLNEIRDLLKHF